In one window of Paraflavitalea soli DNA:
- a CDS encoding FecR family protein, with the protein MDQDRLQYLLDRHRQHQCSPSEEEELNDWFHANNPGRGHIDHWLEESGGKEKLTADLYADFSNRIPTPSRVRSMTWMYRVAAASVILAVLAFFLYPKLKDGKPDKLSKTEQGVIPSNNNTIKPGGNKAVLKLANGQEIVLTDSVNVHIAMQSNTEVKQVRGGSIAYNTTNDQATDKTPVYNTLTTPRGGKYTLTLSDGTTVTLDAASSITYPVAFTGKERRVEITGQAYFEVVHNEAQPFRVFAKGQLVEDLGTAFNVNAYNDDPFIKVTLAEGKAAIQNAGKRVVLAPGQQAMVKDGEESILVKQVNVEETVAWKNGWFVFHHESIQNVMKLAARWYDIEVAYEGGTINKQFGGNISRYRDIAELLQNLKLTGGIKYRIEGRKVILMN; encoded by the coding sequence ATGGATCAAGACCGTTTACAATACTTACTGGATCGACACCGGCAGCATCAGTGCAGTCCATCGGAGGAAGAAGAACTCAATGACTGGTTTCATGCCAACAACCCAGGCAGGGGACATATTGATCACTGGCTGGAAGAAAGCGGTGGTAAAGAAAAATTGACGGCCGATCTGTACGCGGACTTTAGCAATCGTATACCTACTCCTTCCAGGGTAAGGTCTATGACCTGGATGTACCGGGTGGCTGCTGCCTCGGTGATCCTTGCAGTACTGGCCTTTTTCCTCTACCCAAAACTAAAGGATGGGAAGCCTGACAAGTTGAGCAAGACTGAGCAGGGAGTTATTCCATCCAACAATAATACTATCAAACCAGGTGGTAATAAAGCGGTCTTAAAACTGGCGAATGGCCAGGAGATCGTGCTGACGGATTCGGTCAATGTGCACATTGCGATGCAAAGCAATACGGAGGTGAAGCAAGTACGGGGAGGCAGCATCGCCTATAATACCACCAATGATCAGGCAACGGACAAAACACCTGTGTACAATACGTTGACGACGCCCCGAGGTGGAAAGTACACCTTAACCCTTTCTGATGGCACAACAGTAACCCTCGATGCTGCGTCCTCCATTACATACCCTGTTGCTTTTACCGGCAAGGAACGTCGCGTGGAAATTACCGGTCAGGCCTATTTTGAAGTGGTACATAATGAGGCGCAGCCATTCCGGGTATTTGCCAAAGGGCAGCTGGTAGAGGACCTGGGCACTGCATTCAACGTAAATGCCTATAATGATGATCCATTCATTAAAGTGACGCTGGCAGAAGGCAAAGCAGCGATCCAAAATGCCGGCAAAAGGGTGGTATTGGCGCCCGGCCAACAAGCGATGGTGAAAGATGGGGAAGAAAGTATTTTGGTTAAACAGGTGAATGTGGAAGAAACGGTTGCCTGGAAAAACGGCTGGTTTGTCTTTCACCATGAAAGCATACAAAACGTGATGAAACTGGCAGCACGGTGGTATGATATAGAAGTGGCTTACGAGGGGGGAACGATCAACAAACAATTCGGAGGAAATATATCCAGGTACAGAGATATTGCTGAACTGCTCCAAAATCTGAAACTAACCGGTGGGATCAAATACAGGATTGAAGGCAGGAAGGTGATACTCATGAACTGA